The Candidatus Thermoplasmatota archaeon region GGGACGAAGTCACCATAGTGCGGCACAGACCGCGAATAGAGGCATGTCCGATAGCCCCAACGGATCCGTGAAGATGAAGGGATTTCAGAAGAAGATAGTCGATATCGAACAGGCATAGCGGGACATTTCAACATAGAGGTCTTTTCCGAGTCGAGGCTCAAACCCCTTCCTCTTCCCTACTTCGAACGTTTCTAGTCCGATCCGAAATCGAAGACAAGAAGCTTGGTTCCTCGTCGCTCAGATTGCACATCTCTGCAATAAGCTTCAGCCTCTCCTCTCTGGAGACCTTGTAGAATCCCTCTGTTCCCGAGTTGGAAACCATGAGAATGCCCCTGAATGCGCCCAACGATGGTCTTCCATCCGTTCTCAAGTCTTTTCCTGTCATTACGAAACGATAATATCCAGATTACTCGGTTCATGGGTCGTGGCAAAGGCATCCGCCCCAGGCAAGCTGATACTGTTCGGCGAGCACTTCGTCGTCTACGGACTTCCAGCGATCGCTACGGCGATCGAGGCCAGGACCGTTGCTAAGGTGAAGCAGGCCAGGAAATTCTCGCTCCAGGACAATAGGCCGGAGACGCCCGGATACAAGAAAGAGAAGCGTGACCAGCAGTCCGATTCTATCCAGAGGATTCTCAAGGTCATGGGACTCGAGGGGGAGAAGGTCAGCATCGAGCTCGGCGGTAATTTGATCGCCGCAAGCGGTGTCGGGGCATCCGGGGCGAGCTCCGCCGCTATCGCCGCCGCTCTCAACGAGGAGTTCAAACTCGGCAAAGGCATCGACGAGATCAACGATGTAGCGTACGAGGGAGAAAAAGGATACCACGGGGTGCCGAGCGGTATCGACAACTGCTGTTCCACCTACGGAGGGTTCATCCTTTTCAGGAAGGACCTCAAGACTGGGAAGGGCATCGTCAAGCAGCTGCACTCAAAGGCGATTTTGTCGATTGTCATCGGCAACACGGGCATCACCAGCAACACCACGGAGGTCGTCGAGGATGTCAAGAGGGAGAAGCAGAGAGATCCGGACAGGTTCAGTAGAATGCTTGACGACTATTCCATGATTATCAAGGAGGCGGAGAGCTCTTTGGACAATGGGGACTTGAGGAAGATCGGACTCCTTATGAACATGAACCATCTGCTTCTTGAGGAAATGGATGTCTCCTGTCCTGAACTGGAGGAGCTAGTCGATATCGCCTCCAATAGCGGAGCGCTGGGTGCGAAGCTCACCGGGACCGGGAGAGGTGGTCTGATGATCGCGCTGGTCAATAATGAAACTGAGGGTACGGTCGCATCTGCCATGGAGAAGGCGAGTTTCAGGTCAGAGATCACAAGGATAGGCGCAGGAGGTGTGAGGGTGGAACATGACGGTACAACCTGTTGATATCAAAGAGACTGTTCGTATCCTATGACGTTTTGTGCGGAAACCGCAAGTTGTTAGCCAGTAAGACGTGTTGGAAGGTCAATCAGGCCGAATTGACGGCTCGGCTCAAACCCCTTTCTTCTCCTTCTTCCGAGTCGGATTCGAGAACCAAAGTGCAAGCTCGGCCATGAAGAATCCGGCGACTCCATGCCATCCAAAGAACCACGCTAGGTTATAGAAGGAATGTGCAACGTACTGAATCTCGATACCCTTGTCGTTAAGGTAGTTCGCGGCGCGAAGGAAGCCAAAGCCGATGATAATGAGAAGCACGAAAATCAATATTATGATAAAAGCAGTCTCTTTGTCAAGGCGCCTCTGCAATTTGATGCCCGGCGCTTCACGCGGTTTGAATGGTGATCCACAATCGCCACAGAATCTCTTGTCATCGGGGTTCTCGGCTCCACAGTTCGCGCACTTCATCGTCAGTTCCTCTCCGTCCCTTCATCGCCCTTCCACCCCTATGGTCTTTTCCGATGGGACGCTCCAAGGTCAGGCACAAACCCCTACCCTTGTCTTGCCCTGTTCAGATGTTTCGGCTACCTTCACGCTCAGAAAAGCTAGGGAAAAGCGACGTTTCGTAAATGTTTATTTGCGCGCACGCGCATTGGAGTGCGCTCGCGAGAGCACGGGATGGGATCATGTGCAGATACAGCTATGTTAGCGGAGCTTGCGCGAACAAGCATGTCGACAGCCTGGAATGCATCGGCCAGGACAAGTGCGAATTCTCTGGAATGAATATCCTAGTGCTCAGAAAAGCCAAGGCTGCGGCCGAGGAGTGCGGGCACGAGAAATGGCTCGGTCTCTACTGCGAGAAGTATGCTAGGTTCTTCTGCCCCGGGAGAGAGCACTGCGTGACGCCAGAGTCATTTCAGAAGCAGCTGATCATTCATCAAGAGCGCATGATGAGGCTTGGAGAGGAGCCGTGAGTGCTCATGAAATGCAAACACCTGACCAAAGACAATCTGTGCACCGGCAAGTACTCGGGATACGCATGCATCAAGACGCAGTGCCCGTCGTTCAAAGATGCTCAAAAGTGCGAGCATCACGAGATGTCAGGGGACTACTGCAAGAGGTACGGTAGGTTCGGCTGCGTAGGCAAGGAGAGCTGCAACACGCTCTCAGAGTATCTCGAAGCGGTCGCGGAAGAGGAGCAGTCCTAGACTCCCTTAGTACATCTCCTTCCTTATCCGCGGGATCAGTGCCATCAACACTGCTATCTCCGTAAGGGAAGTTCTGTCGATCATTCCATCTGACAGATAGCCTATCGAGCCCATCTTGTGGCCTATTTCCTCGATCTCAGTTATCTCACTCATCTTGTCGCCGACCGTGCCGCCGTCCAGAACCGCCCGGACAACCTCGGGGGGATACTCGAAACCAGGACCGTGGCCGACCGTCATCTTGCCTGAGGAATCGACGACCGCACAGTACTGGATGTCCAGGTGTTTGTTCAGCAACCTGTTGTAGAACAGCCCCGCTTCCACCCCGACCCCGAAGTCCGCCTTTGTTTTCTCAAGCGCGTTCTTCGCTCTCTGGATTGACCCCTGGATCGTTCTTTCTTCCCGAGGCTGATTCTCTACGTTGTGCTCTGGCTCGACGCCTACGACCTCGATGAGGCCAAAGGCCTGCGTGAAAATGTTCCGGACCGCATCCAATTTCACCTTGTTAGTCGATCCGACTGCCACTTTGATGGGGCGAAGCAGCCTCCCATCCTTGTCTATTTCACCTTTGAGAATTCTCGATGAACTGATCACGATGGTATCGTCTGCCCTGACATCTTTGATGGCGAAGACCTTCAGCGGCTTCAGCCCGTTCCTCCGTCTCTGCTCATTGATGTCGTCCGCATGAGATCGCGTCTCGGGAGATACCACGATGGCATCTATGGTTTCCGAAGTAGCCGCTGTCCCCTTCATATCTGAGATCATGACGATGTTGAACGGCTTGCCATATCGTTCGAGGAACTTCATCAGGGTGGCCTTTCGCTGAAAGTATGGAGCAACAGGCACCGTCTTGATGCTCTTGGCGAACTCGTCCGAGGTGAGGCCGACCTCCACTGAATCGCCTATCGAGAAAGCGGTCTCAAAGAGAAGTTCGTGACCCTTGTGAATCACGTTGAATGTTCCGCCGATGCCGACCTTCATACTGTCTACCTCAGGAAGATGAGCGCCATGGTAACGATGAATACGCCGACCATCATCGCGTAGAAATAGAGCAGCTGGCTCTTCTTCGCCTTCATCTTGGCCTTGTGCTCAGCATCGCACTTCTCGTCGCAGAACTTGTCCTTGTAAGGGATAGCCTTGTCACAGTTTCGGCAGTGCCTGTGTTGAGCAATTCGCTCTACCAATCTTTCACCGCCAAGGTCAAGCGTGAGCAGGGATTTATCGTTTCCTCCTCCTATTTCTCTGGTCTGACGCCTTCGCAACCGACCTCTACAATGATCGGTTCCCCTCCGGCATCTAACAGAGCTTTGGCGACTGCCTCCGGATCGTCGGTCAGAGCGATCATGCAGCCTCCGCCGCCGGACCCGGTCAGCTTCGCACCGTACGAGGTTCCCTTGCATGCATCCACAAGTTTGTCCAAGGCAGGATGTCCGACACCAAGCCGGTTCAGTAGACCATGATTCTCATACATGAGCTTCCCCAACCTATTCTTGTCCCGGGCTTTGATCGCCTCTACACCTTCGAGCACAATCTCACCGATTCTGTCTACGACGTGCTTCGCCTCTTCGTCTGTATCCACTAGCTTCATGACCTTAGCCACTAGAGGGCCTGTCACCGCATGGATGCCTGTGTAGCCCACGACGAACTTCAAAGGAGGCACTTCGCAATGGTGGATGTTCCATACCCTCTCGTCTAGTTCGATACGCCATAGCAGTCCATCCATCCGCTCAGGTGACACGATCACTCCGTTGCCATGTGTGGATGTCGAAGTGTCAGTCGGCGACGCTCTTCCCTGAACCTTGCGCTCTGCCTCGAAGGCCTTCCTCGCTACCTTCTCAGGGTCCAGCTTCCCTTCTTCCATCATCATTGCCGCAACGCAGGATACGGTCACCGCTGCAGAAGAGCCCAACCCATAGCCAGATGGTATCTGAGATGATGTATCGAGGTTGATCGGTGGACCGCCCCATGCTTCGTCCAGTGCCGCCGAGATGTAACCATGATGCCGCTTCTTCATCGGGCGACCATTGACCGAGAACTCATGTGAGAGCGAGACTGTGGACGATATTCTCATGTCGATTGCCAGCGCGAGTGCAGGTTTCCCAAACACGACCGCATGCTCACCGAACAATATCATCTTGCCTGGGGCAGAGCATCTGGACATCTGGTCCCTTCAGTCGTCAATCCGAATATATCCTTTTGCATGCGGACCCGATATAGACGATGATTGTCGACATCCATGTGCAAAAGGATTAAGATTGAGCTATCTGGTTTGCCTGCCTAGTTGCCGGTGTGATCTATGGAGCGGAGTTCTAGGATCGAGGGGTTCTACAAGCTGAGCATGGCTGACAGATTGAAGGTCGTTAAGGAGTTCGCTGGCCTCACCGACGATGAGGCCATGGCTCTAGCAGGATTCGGAGGCCTCGACCCCTCAATTCCGGACAAGATGGTAGAGAATGCGATAGGGTCTTTTCAGCTGCCGCTTGGCATCGCGGTCAACTTCAGGATAAACAACAAGGACTACCTCGTTCCCATGGCGATCGAAGAGCCGTCAGTCGTAGCTGCGGCATCCAACGCGGCCAAGATGGCCAGGGAGCTTGGGGGATTCTGGACATCCAGCACTCCTCCCATCATGATTGGTCAGGTCCAGGTGACTGGCATTCGGGACCCGAGCAGGGTGACGCATATGATACTCGAGAAGAAGCGCGAGATACTCGAGATCGCCAACGAACAGGACCCGATGCTGGTCAAGCTCGGCGGTGGTGCGAAGGACCTCGAGGTGCGCATCGTCAACACCCTGAGGGGACCGAACGTCATAGTCCATCTTCTCGTTGATGTGAAGGACGCGATGGGCGCAAACGCCGTCAACACGATGGCTGAGGCTGTAGCGCCCTTCGTGGAACAGATATCGGGAGGCAAGGTGTATCTCAGGATCCTCTCCAATCTCGCGACGCACAGACTGGCGAGGGCGCGCGCTGTATGGTCCAAGGAAGCCATCGGAGGCGAAGAGGTCGTCGACGGGGTGATTGAGGCGTACGTGTTCGCCGAAGCGGATCCCTACAGATGCGCGACACACAACAAGGGCATCATGAATGGCATTGACTCGGTCATAATCGCGACTGGTAACGACTTCCGGGCAATCGAAGCAGGCGCTCATTCATATGCGGCGCGATCTGGTGTCTACAAGCCACTGACCACCTTTGAGAAGACCCCGGACGGAGATCTGATAGGCACGATCGAACTGCCTATGGCAGTCGGCTTGGTTGGAGGAGCAACCAAGGTCCATCCGACTGCAAAGGCATGCGTGAAGCTCTTGGGCGTAAAAAGTGCGCAGGAACTGGGCGAGATCGCCGCGGCTGTCGGCCTCGCTCAGAACCTGGCCGCATTGAGGGCGCTGGCTACAGTCGGAATACAAAGGGGCCACATGACCCTCCACGCGAAGAACATAGTCGCTAGTGTAGGCTGTCCTCCCGAGCTCGTGGATGAGGCGTGCAGGATCATCATAGCGGAGAAGAAGATACGAATGGACAGAGCTCAGGAAGTTGTCGAGGAACTGAAGCGAAAGAAGAGCTGACCCGTCCCACTCCCCAATCGGAAAAGTATATGCAGACATCAAGGATAATCTAATGGCCGTGAGTGCGCTGACTGAAGGGGACCTCCTTGGGCTTCTGGGCGTCTATGGATACGTCCTGGCGGTCGTGGTGATATCTTGGCTCCTGAGAGACAAGATGAGCAACGCTCGCAAGCTTGTTCACATTCTGACCGGAGGTATCGTCTTCTTCTGGTGGAACTTTGACTCTGCGGCTGTGATGGCAGGACTGGCGGCGCTTCCGTTCGTGCTACTGCTTCTCCTGGCGACCCCTAGGTCCCCCGTGGCGTTCCTGAGGAAGAGCCCGTTGGGTCAGAGGTCCTCTGAAGGGCATCCATATGGCCTCGTGTTCTATGCCATTTCCTGGACGATGATCGCATACCTGCTCTTCGATGACCTGTTCGCAGCATCGATTGCAATCGCTGCGATGTCCTTCGGGGACGGCATGGGCGAGCTCGTTGGGCGCAGATACGGCAAGATCCGCTACTTGCCCCACAGAACCCTCGAGGGCAGCCTCGCAGTCTTCTTGGCTACACTCGTAAGCACCCTCGTTATCAGCTGGTTCTACTTCGGCCTGATAGACTACTCTGGCGGGACACAGCCGAAGCTCCTCGTCCTCTTCGCGTTCGCTGTAGCCGGGCTCGTGGCATTTCTGGAAGCTGTGACGCCAGGAGCAGTTGACAACCTTGTCCTGCCACTTTTTGTGGCCGGCTGGCTCCACATGATGGGGGTATGAGCCTGAGGTTCATCGTGGTCGACGGACTCGACGGTTGCGGGAAGGACACTCACGCAGAGAGGATACGAAGGCACCTGGAGGCAGAAGGAGAGCGTGTGACGGTGATATCCCACCCTTCCCGGAGGCTGTTCGGAAGGCTGTCCAAGCGAGCACTGGAGGGTTCAGGCCCCGTCGCGAGGTCTTTCGCGACCTTGTTCTTCACTGCGGATGTGCTGATGTCAGTGAGTCAGTTGAAAAGACACCGCGAAGGCACTGTGATCTTCGTAAGATACCTCTTGGGTAGCGCCTATCTTCCAGAACGGTTCGCGCCAACTGGCTACAAGTTGTTCAGGAGGGTGCTCCCCTTTCCTGACCTTGCGCTCTTCATCGACATCGAACCGAAGATCGCAAAGCGCAGAATCTCCTTGAGAGGCCACAGGCACGAGATGTTCGAGACCGTGGAGAAGCTCTCGTCTGTGAGAAAGGTGGCTAAGTCGTTAGTTGCAGATGAGTGGGTCACCGTAGATAACAGCGAAGACGGCGAGAACCCCTTCAAGGAGACCGAACGGGTGCTCAACGAGCGCTTTGCCTAGGCTCGCAGTTAGATCCGCTCTGCCTGTCCTTGCCCCTTGACAATATACGGCCAGGAGGAGACATCCTGCACCTTTCGCAATTCGCGTCGCACGGTTCTATGTGGACGACTATTACTGTGTGAGGTAACGCCTTCTTGATGTCCTGTTCCAGCTTGTCCACGAGGTCATGGCCCTCCTTGATGCTGAGATTCCTGGGGACGATCATGTGCAGGTCGATCTGTCTCTCTGACCCCATCTTCCTAGCTCTCAGCTTATGGTAGTTCAGTATGTCGCCCTTGTGCTCGCTGATGATGCGCTCGATGAGCTTTATCTCCGCCTCGGGAAGGCTCTTGTCCACGAGGCCCTCGGCTGACCGTCTCGTTATGTCGAAAGCCGCATGGATTATGAACATCGCAACGAGCAATGCCACCGCAGGATCGAGAAGATGAATATCTGTGATCTGAATCAGGACCAAGGCAACGAATACTCCTGCAGAAGTCCAAACATCCGTTCTCAGGTGATATGCATCCGCCTCGAGGGCCAACGAATCGGTCCTCTTTGCCACCTCGGTCAGCTTTCGCGCGACAAGGAAGTTCACGACCGCAGATAAGCCCATTATCAACATACCAGCAGCGAGGAGCTCCACCTCGAAATCCCCGAATAGGCGCAAACCCGCTTCGTAGATGATAATGGCGGCCGCAACGAAGATGAGCGAGCCCTCAATCATCCCTGACAGGTTCTCGAACTTCCCGTGACCGTACCTGTGATCCTTGTCGGCCGGTTCCGCGGACTTCTTGACTGAGTACCTTGCGATCATTGCCGCTACCAAGTCTATGCCTGAGTGAATGGCCTCGGAAAGCACTGCAACTGAACCCATGAAGAATCCGACGATGAGCTTGAGAATGACCAGGGAGGTGTTTGAGTACACTGATAGCCTGGCTACCGCGATCTTCTCTTGAGCGGCGTCCATTGCCGGGTTCGATGAACACCCCAGTACTTAGGTTTTGTCGCATCACCAGCGGCTCTTACGCCAAATACGAAAGGATTATGGGACATGACTTTGATAGGGCGCATGTCTAGCGGAGAGATGCAAATGGTCCAGGATTCTGGTCACTTCTTGAACGAACTCCCAATCTGGAAACTCAAGATAGTCGCTGCGGAATACAAGATAGACGTTTCTGCCTGCAAATACAAACGAGATTTTGTTGAGAAGGTCAAGACCAAGAGACTGACTGAGGATCAGGTCAGGACAGCTCTTTCAAGGGCCAAGAATAAGCCGACTGAGATGCCAGCCCCTGACGAGGACGCCGCTGAGATTAAGGCGATCGGCGCCGACATCAAGGAGATATCTAACAAGCCTGTGGAACCGATGGAACTTCCGCAGGAGAACGAGAAGACTGTCGAGAGGCACATCGACGAGGCCCTGACCATGAAGCCGTCGTTCTTCGAAATCGATTCCACTACAGAGAGCGCGTTCAACAAGATGATCCTCGGAGATTTCGGCGAAGCCATCAGGATCAACAGGGAGGCTCGGATGATGTGCCTAGAGAGCTTCAGCGCGTTCCAGGTCTATTCAGCTGCCGTTTCAATCAGAGCAGCCGACGAGCTCTTGTCCAGGATACCGGACGGCAGAGGAAGACTCGATCCGACTCTGCGAACGGCTATCGCAGCTGCGAAACGGACCTTCATAACGGGTACACCCAGGCAGAGAGAGGAAGCGCTCGAGAACCTTGAGACACTCGCGGCAAAGACATATCAGGCGTTCATAAGAGAGAGCGGACAGGAGGAAGCAGAGCTGAGGGTGCTCCTTGCGGACTACGAGTCCTTCGGAACTAGGACTGAGGAGGCCAGAAAGTTCCTGACGATCGCTGAGAGCGCGAAACAGTCCTTCAACCTTGGAGAATACGCCAAGCACATCAGAGATGCCAGGACGAGGGCAGAAGAGGCAAAGGACTTCCGAGCGAAGGAGATAGAGAACGCGATTCCGCTCGTAAACGCCGCTGCCCAGGAGGCAAAGGAGATCGGAGTCGACACGGGGTCGGCAGAATCCGATCTTGGCGAGGCTAGGAAAGCGCTCGAACACGGCGCGTTCAAACGGGCAACGGACCTGCTTGCAGCGATTGAGCGGACAGTGGATGCTGCTCACCTCGAACAGATCAAGAGGCAGAAAGACCTGGAAACTAGACAGCTGGAAAAAGCGACGCTCACTGTGTCGAGCCGTGAACCAGAAGTCATGGAGGCCGCATCCTACGGTATGGACGTTCAGCAGCAGATCGGACACATCACTAATGCGAAGTATGCTCTGGAAAGGAAGGATGCTGTGAATGCTGTCAAATACGCACGCGTCCTGAAGGACGCCTCAGCAGAAATGGAGAAGGCGCTCGACAACAAGCGGATAGACGCAGGTGTTCTGAAACGTGTGCAGGACGTGAAATGCGGCAAGTGTGGCCATAAGACCCTCTACTCGTTCCCAAATGCCTCACAGAAATGTGTGGAGTGTGGGCACTCGTTCTCATTCGCTCCTCTGGCGGACGCAGCGGCCCCGGCACAGCCTCAGCAAACATCAGTGGTGGATGAGGCACCCTCGAAGAGAGTGTTGAAAGCCGCGACTCCAGAGACGATCCAGAAGGAGCCCGAGGAGAAGCTTACGGAGAAGAAGAAAAGATTCCTCAAGTGGTAGGGGCTTGATAGATCCCTACTTCGGCTTATCCTGAGCCTCTTCCTTGGCAAGACCCCTTATGACGTCCCCTCTGGTCACTATTCCCACCAAGAGGTTCTTCTCGACGACCGGGAGCCTGTTGATGGATCTCTGGACCATCTTGACAATTGCCTCATTGAGTTCCATGTCCGGTCCCACTGTCTCGACGGTCTTCGACATGACCTCTTTGACGGGCATGTGACCTATCTCCTCGTAGGCTCCAATAATCTCCCTCTGGGTTACCTCCTCCTGAAATGCGATTCCGATGGAGGAAATTGATGGGTAGATCAGCCTCATGTCCTTCCTCGTCGTCTTGATGGAACGCAGGACGTCCGCTTCGCTGAAGATGCCGACCAGTCTGGCTCCTTCGACGACAGGGACACCGGAGATGTTCTTCTCAGCGAGCAGCGCAGAAGCGTCCTTGACAAGCGTGTCAGGAGATATTGTCACGACCGGCGCGGTCATCACTTGCCTAACCTTTAACATTCTTACCTGATGAACATCAGCTGGAAAGCTATAAATGTTTTCGGCAGGTTGTTGCTACTGAATTCGGACTTCTAGGTGTTGATCAGATGCAGATGAAAATGAAGCCTATCACGGACATCGAAATCGAGGACAACATGACGGTCAAGGACCTCACTGCGCAGATGCTGGCCTCTGGAGGCTTTACAGCCAAGAAACTGGGAGTGGCGTGCGACATCGTGCGGAAGATGTTCCATGAGAAGCAGTGCACGATCTTCCTGTCATTCCCCGCTTGCATCATATCAACCGGCACGCGCGGCGTGATCCGAAAGCTCGTGGAGGACAAGCTCGTGGATGTCATAATCACAACCTGTGGAACTCTCGACCACGACCTCGCCAGGGTCTGGCGGAAGTACTACCACGGAGAGTTCCTCATGGACGATGCTGACCTGCACAGAAAGGGGATAAACAGGCTGGGCAACATACTCATTCCGAACGATAGCTATGGCATAGTACTAGAGCAGAAGATGCAGCCGATACTGTCGGAGTTGTACAAGAGCGGCAAGAAGACGCTCTCGAGCCGCCAGCTCGCATACGAGTTCGGCTCCAGGCTCACGGACAAGAAATCAATCCTCTATTGGGCTGCGAAGAATGATATCCCGATCTTCGTCCCAGGCATTACGGACGGGGCGTTCGGATCCCAACTCTGGCTGTTCAAACAGCAACATCCGGATTTCAATGTCGATGTGATGAAGGACGAGCAGGACATCTCGGATATCGTGTTCACGGCGAAGAAGACCGGGGCGATCATGCTATGTGGGGGCATATCCAAGCACCATGTGATATGGTGGAACCAATTCAGGGGAGGGCTCGAATACGCTGTGTACCTGACCACCGCTGAGGAGTGGGACGGGTCGTTGTCAGGTGCCAGGATTAGGGAGGCCGTAAGCTGGGGCAAGGTGAAGGAGAACGCCCAATATATCACCGTCGAGGGCGACGTCACCATCACCATGCCGATGATTGCCAGCGCAGTGATAGCAGAGGGAAGGCCGGGAAGACATTAATATTGCGAGAAAGAATACTCTATTACCTTCAACAGGCGGACGAACACATGACCCC contains the following coding sequences:
- the mvk gene encoding mevalonate kinase — translated: MAKASAPGKLILFGEHFVVYGLPAIATAIEARTVAKVKQARKFSLQDNRPETPGYKKEKRDQQSDSIQRILKVMGLEGEKVSIELGGNLIAASGVGASGASSAAIAAALNEEFKLGKGIDEINDVAYEGEKGYHGVPSGIDNCCSTYGGFILFRKDLKTGKGIVKQLHSKAILSIVIGNTGITSNTTEVVEDVKREKQRDPDRFSRMLDDYSMIIKEAESSLDNGDLRKIGLLMNMNHLLLEEMDVSCPELEELVDIASNSGALGAKLTGTGRGGLMIALVNNETEGTVASAMEKASFRSEITRIGAGGVRVEHDGTTC
- a CDS encoding zinc ribbon domain-containing protein produces the protein MKCANCGAENPDDKRFCGDCGSPFKPREAPGIKLQRRLDKETAFIIILIFVLLIIIGFGFLRAANYLNDKGIEIQYVAHSFYNLAWFFGWHGVAGFFMAELALWFSNPTRKKEKKGV
- the yjjX gene encoding inosine/xanthosine triphosphatase, which translates into the protein MKVGIGGTFNVIHKGHELLFETAFSIGDSVEVGLTSDEFAKSIKTVPVAPYFQRKATLMKFLERYGKPFNIVMISDMKGTAATSETIDAIVVSPETRSHADDINEQRRRNGLKPLKVFAIKDVRADDTIVISSSRILKGEIDKDGRLLRPIKVAVGSTNKVKLDAVRNIFTQAFGLIEVVGVEPEHNVENQPREERTIQGSIQRAKNALEKTKADFGVGVEAGLFYNRLLNKHLDIQYCAVVDSSGKMTVGHGPGFEYPPEVVRAVLDGGTVGDKMSEITEIEEIGHKMGSIGYLSDGMIDRTSLTEIAVLMALIPRIRKEMY
- a CDS encoding DUF2116 family Zn-ribbon domain-containing protein gives rise to the protein MVERIAQHRHCRNCDKAIPYKDKFCDEKCDAEHKAKMKAKKSQLLYFYAMMVGVFIVTMALIFLR
- the mvk gene encoding mevalonate kinase, with the protein product MSRCSAPGKMILFGEHAVVFGKPALALAIDMRISSTVSLSHEFSVNGRPMKKRHHGYISAALDEAWGGPPINLDTSSQIPSGYGLGSSAAVTVSCVAAMMMEEGKLDPEKVARKAFEAERKVQGRASPTDTSTSTHGNGVIVSPERMDGLLWRIELDERVWNIHHCEVPPLKFVVGYTGIHAVTGPLVAKVMKLVDTDEEAKHVVDRIGEIVLEGVEAIKARDKNRLGKLMYENHGLLNRLGVGHPALDKLVDACKGTSYGAKLTGSGGGGCMIALTDDPEAVAKALLDAGGEPIIVEVGCEGVRPEK
- a CDS encoding hydroxymethylglutaryl-CoA reductase, degradative gives rise to the protein MERSSRIEGFYKLSMADRLKVVKEFAGLTDDEAMALAGFGGLDPSIPDKMVENAIGSFQLPLGIAVNFRINNKDYLVPMAIEEPSVVAAASNAAKMARELGGFWTSSTPPIMIGQVQVTGIRDPSRVTHMILEKKREILEIANEQDPMLVKLGGGAKDLEVRIVNTLRGPNVIVHLLVDVKDAMGANAVNTMAEAVAPFVEQISGGKVYLRILSNLATHRLARARAVWSKEAIGGEEVVDGVIEAYVFAEADPYRCATHNKGIMNGIDSVIIATGNDFRAIEAGAHSYAARSGVYKPLTTFEKTPDGDLIGTIELPMAVGLVGGATKVHPTAKACVKLLGVKSAQELGEIAAAVGLAQNLAALRALATVGIQRGHMTLHAKNIVASVGCPPELVDEACRIIIAEKKIRMDRAQEVVEELKRKKS
- a CDS encoding phosphatidate cytidylyltransferase produces the protein MAVSALTEGDLLGLLGVYGYVLAVVVISWLLRDKMSNARKLVHILTGGIVFFWWNFDSAAVMAGLAALPFVLLLLLATPRSPVAFLRKSPLGQRSSEGHPYGLVFYAISWTMIAYLLFDDLFAASIAIAAMSFGDGMGELVGRRYGKIRYLPHRTLEGSLAVFLATLVSTLVISWFYFGLIDYSGGTQPKLLVLFAFAVAGLVAFLEAVTPGAVDNLVLPLFVAGWLHMMGV
- a CDS encoding thymidylate kinase encodes the protein MSLRFIVVDGLDGCGKDTHAERIRRHLEAEGERVTVISHPSRRLFGRLSKRALEGSGPVARSFATLFFTADVLMSVSQLKRHREGTVIFVRYLLGSAYLPERFAPTGYKLFRRVLPFPDLALFIDIEPKIAKRRISLRGHRHEMFETVEKLSSVRKVAKSLVADEWVTVDNSEDGENPFKETERVLNERFA
- a CDS encoding cation diffusion facilitator family transporter: MDAAQEKIAVARLSVYSNTSLVILKLIVGFFMGSVAVLSEAIHSGIDLVAAMIARYSVKKSAEPADKDHRYGHGKFENLSGMIEGSLIFVAAAIIIYEAGLRLFGDFEVELLAAGMLIMGLSAVVNFLVARKLTEVAKRTDSLALEADAYHLRTDVWTSAGVFVALVLIQITDIHLLDPAVALLVAMFIIHAAFDITRRSAEGLVDKSLPEAEIKLIERIISEHKGDILNYHKLRARKMGSERQIDLHMIVPRNLSIKEGHDLVDKLEQDIKKALPHTVIVVHIEPCDANCERCRMSPPGRILSRGKDRQSGSNCEPRQSAR
- a CDS encoding CBS domain-containing protein, coding for MLKVRQVMTAPVVTISPDTLVKDASALLAEKNISGVPVVEGARLVGIFSEADVLRSIKTTRKDMRLIYPSISSIGIAFQEEVTQREIIGAYEEIGHMPVKEVMSKTVETVGPDMELNEAIVKMVQRSINRLPVVEKNLLVGIVTRGDVIRGLAKEEAQDKPK
- a CDS encoding deoxyhypusine synthase, with product MKMKPITDIEIEDNMTVKDLTAQMLASGGFTAKKLGVACDIVRKMFHEKQCTIFLSFPACIISTGTRGVIRKLVEDKLVDVIITTCGTLDHDLARVWRKYYHGEFLMDDADLHRKGINRLGNILIPNDSYGIVLEQKMQPILSELYKSGKKTLSSRQLAYEFGSRLTDKKSILYWAAKNDIPIFVPGITDGAFGSQLWLFKQQHPDFNVDVMKDEQDISDIVFTAKKTGAIMLCGGISKHHVIWWNQFRGGLEYAVYLTTAEEWDGSLSGARIREAVSWGKVKENAQYITVEGDVTITMPMIASAVIAEGRPGRH